TTCCCTCATCATCTAGCAAATACAGAGAGAACATCCAGAAAAACCAACATTGACTTAAAACTATTCCAATACTTAAAACTATTCCAATTCTGGATGAAATTGAACAAAACATGATAACATCAAGCAAAATTTAGCCCATTTATAGGAAGTTTAGCGTAAGAACAAAATCTTTGAATTCTTACTAGGCCCCTAACAGAAAGACTACAGTTCACATCTTCATCTGCACATTCTAGAGAAAACAAAGTGGACTCaaattttcacacaaaaaaaaaaaaaaaaaagaggactcAACTGGAAGAATCCAAACTGATGTCAAATATAGAGCACCCAAGTCATGTCAACAAACATATGCAAGATAATAACTAAGAAGGAAAAGAGCACAACACatataatcaaataaataagtAGGCCCCACCTTCTACATGCGTTCAATTATAAAAACTGGAGTGAAATTAGAACAcatgccacttttttttttggggggggggggggaggggggaacCTATGGGTCATGGTTCCAATCTATGTTCCACCCATGAAAAAGAAGCTTTACTTCAGTAGTTGTAAATTTGATGTAATTTCATTATACAGACATTAAATGTTTGCCATATTGTCTACTATACGTTGCAATAGAATGAAACAGCTCAGAAACAAGCCATCtttatattgtttaattatCAAGCTAGTATTACAATCATAGTCCACTTGCAGGAGTTCAATATATACCATTCCAGTAACTCCCTCAAGGTAGTCAAAGGCGAATGGCGACCTTGAGGCGCCAAGGCCTTGTATTGCCTGAGGCATGAGGCAACAAAAAGGCGCTAGCCCAAGTAAAGCGAGGCGCCaaattcttaatatatttattttacatatagaACTTCAATCATATGTACCTAgtgtattataatattataatgaagTGTTTTTCAATGTGTAGCATGAGGAAATTAGGTCCatcaaattatttcaaaataggATTAATATGGTTTAGGCTCTATTAGTTAGTTCTAACAATACATTTTACAATAAGCTTTTATATAACAATAAGTCttacaaaacaaatttgtaaattaatttaactaacAATAGGTTTTATAACATGCCTTTTGAAATTAATAGTCTAAAAATAGGTTTCACAACaaacttctataaaaaaaaattaaaaaaaaaaaaacttgaggcTCTCATCTTAGCGCCTTTTTCATGGCTTAAGGCGGTCGCCTTGCTCACCTAGGCTTTAAAGGCAAGCGCCTCACCTTAGAGCCTTTGAGGCGCCTTCGTGGCGCCTCGCCTCACTCAGGCACCTAGGTGAGCGCCCAGCTCGCCTTTGACTACACTGAACTCCCTATTCTTAAAAGAACCTCAGAGGCCTTAGTCCtataaagaaaagtaaatttGAAGAAGAGGGGGCGGTTAGGTTTGAAGGTCTCACCAGTCAACAGAAGTTAGGTGTAATGGTCCCGAAAGGCTAAAATCTTCCCTCTCAGAGGCCATTACACCGTTgtgttcttctctctttctctgccTCTTAATATCCTTAAAAGCTGATCTGCATTGCCAAGGAAATACCAGAAAGTGTCCAGAGATCATAACAGATTTTCATTATGGACACTAGATACAAGTACTaaatcagtaaaaaaaattcatctcaACAATCAATTCCAACAATACGTACTTTCAAAAATGACCAAGAGCACCAAAGGCAGTTTCTAAGTTATGTGACAAGTTTTCTCGTGCATGATTATCGTATTAACATCATTAGGGTTATGTACAGCCATAAGAAACGTGCTTCTTCATTTTCAACAAGGGGAACAGGAAATAGGTACACAAGGTTTTTCCATCCAACTTCACAAGGAGTATCACTATCCCTTTCTATAAAAAACATGCCCTTCAGCCCTTTTGCAGGGGATCCATACACATTCAAGAAATATTTAAAACCATATATGCAATATAACAAGCACTCTTTGTCTCAAAACATTAACctcaacaacttttttttttcttttcaccttttcaaattctaaatgaGCGAGTATAATTCGGCCCCAATGGGAAGACAAAGGGAAGATTTAAACCAGTGACCAACATTTTTCATGTGGTGTAATCCCTAGCCAGATTTTGCCGCCCTTTGGGGGGCTTAATCACATACTTTTCCATCTTTCCGTGTAGACCCTAACCCTTATTCCTCAATAAGTTAACATTTTGCATACCAACTAATAGGCAACAAGCCTGCACTTAACATTAACTTGTCTTTTTCACCTTGTAGTCTAGCAAGAATGATAATGGTTGCAGGTAGATAAAgtttaataaaacaaaagaagatcaaatattttatgttaaattcATTCTCTCTTGCCCATAACACAAGCTGGAATAATTTACTCAACTTCCATCCAGACTAAAAACgtcttcctttttaaaaaatttctattttcttcCTAGAACATCCAAATCATAATCAGCAGCCTAATTTTCAGCTCCTCCAACAGCGACAGTGTCTTAAAACTAGGACCATTTGCACCTGGTGTACCACACCCTCCTTTCACATTAGGTAAGCTTCACACATGAGCTCACCTGTGTATGAAGAACAGGTGTACAAGAAATTATACAGTCCTCATGGTGGACCACGTTACTTTTCcactatttaactaaaagactctcatttgtttaaaattgctgagttagcttatgataaaaaatatatttagttaaactgactcagcaattttttttttataaacgagttagaaattctactctaccCTAATTTAAGTCTAcatgtgaaactccctcctggagacttgaaacTCGGCCCTTAACTCCCATtgcttatacttgtggagtgatcattACACCAAGGGTGCGCAGTGGTGTCTCAACAATTTTTAGTGAAATGGTGAACAAGTGAAGTGTTGCACCGTGAGATTTCTCCAGGTGTACAGAATAATGTCTCAATAAACAACAACCAAGCAACCAACccttttttgcaaaattttgggTCCCTCGTgtgtattcttttctttcttatgcACTCTGATAGAGGACACCCCAATGTGTATTGTTGActaattgtcaaaaaaaaaagcttcaaatCAGACCCATTAATTGattctagctctctctctcttatatgtaTAATAAACGCCCAACACAAAAGCTCTATCATTTTGGAAACAATGATTTTCTTACATATAAAGGCAATTCAAACCTAACCCATTTTAAGGTTCGGACAATGTCGAAGGTTGAATAATTAAAACCACCTCCTAGACAATCATTTTTGGAAACTATGATTTTCTTACCTATAAAGGCAATTtaaacacaacccatttcaagGTTCCAACATTTTCGAAGGTTGAATAATTAAAACCACATTTTTTTAGGCTAAAAATTAATTAGCTACACATAAAAAGCcagaagaataaaagaaaagaaagaattataACAAATTGAAAACGAGAATGTATTGAGTAAGAGAAATGTACCTATTCACAAAGAATAGCAGATCCGATGGATTTTGCAGAAGGGTGCTTGTTTTGCAAATTAACCTCGGAGTCGGTTGtggttgtgtttgtgtttaatGGACAATGAcatatgtaaaaatatttgaaagctATCTCTTTCGTGGGTTTAAAGCATGAGAATGTTTCAAGGAATTTCGGAATCCGGAGCAGTGGATGCGAGAGAAGCCAAAACGTTAGTCTGAACGATGTCGTTTTATTTACTTGGTAGTTGGCCTTTGCTTAACAGACCGTGTCGTTTTATATGCTCGGTTGCCGTTCAACTTAACAAGACTcttgtttccattttttttaggaaattttttatgagaaaatgaaaaagtaatttactttttttttttacagtttttttttaaattttttataaaaaattttcttaaaatgaataattaatgtaTGTCCATTAACTTATTTGCTGATTTAGCTATATTATTCTTATAAGGCTGGATGCAAAACTAATTTGTTTTCTTCCCATCAATGCAATATTGTACATAATAAGCAATGTATATAGGTCAATCGGTCAAAGAATATCGTCAAGCATTTGTAGGAATGATTGTACTACAAGGACACGTAGGTCTTTTAGATAGATATTGGTATTTGTTTGATAGCAGCACCTTCTTCCTTCTATAAAAGGAATGTCATTCTTTTGTAAAGAACAACCAATAATAATATAAGTCTTTCTTCAGTTCTCACTTTGTTTCaactttgtttttgtaattgtaaGCCTCCTACCATTTGTATATACATATTAAAACACAAATATCCTTGTGAATTCTGAAAATAAGTGTGAAGTATCTAAAGCATCCTATCTACTATCATTAGGAGTTGAGGTAAGCTTGTGTTATAAATTTGTTTCTATACATCCTCCTTGCTTTACTAAGTCTTTTACATTcttgaatattattattattgtgttacTGTAAAACCCATATACCTGTATTTGCTTCGAAGCACATATCTCCAGTTAGCCAATTAAAGTCGAAGTTAGGTTAGTCTTTGGAATTAGGGAATTTGGTTTTAAGCACAGTGAAGCTTATTGGTGGTTTTAGAAAAAGCAATAGCAAGTGGTGTAATTAACTcgcaaaaaacaaagaatacaACTGAAAAGGCTCAGCAAACAGTCGAGCTAAAAATGCACGCTTGGTTatattataagttataacaacTATTCCAAACAATTGCCATTGGAGATAAATCGCAGGCAACTACAAGTTTTGAAAAAATCTAAGATTAACTCCAACGTTTAAACTACCGGTTGATTGTTGCTTGTATCTAAAATTAACAATTTAGCAATTGAATTTGAAACAATCATAACCACCATAAATGACCAcaatccaaaaatataaataaagcaacaaataaaaacacagaTTTTGGTGACAAAACTCTGTTTACTGCAATTCCTAACGTCCAGATCTCAAAAAACGGCCTAACTTCTCTTATTAAAATGAACGACTTTCCTCCTACTCCAAGAACTATTTGCATTAACAGATATTTCAATCTGTCCCAAGCAACACATATTGAGACAGCTCCAACAAAAATGTTCTAAATAAACTTCATTATAGCTGCCATATTTTTACTCAGTCAGTTACAGTCCGACGCCAGTCTTTTTTCGGAGACGTAACATTAGGTTTATCTACATTACCATTCCACAAGTAAGAATTACATTTCTACTCAAGTTTTATAGTATTTATAGAACTTCAAATCATTCATCTCCATTCATCTccattctaaaaataaatgaagacgctttttttcccttaattgtCAACATACTTAACAtgatgattcttttttttttttaattttaaaaaaataataataataatcatatgaTGGTTCttgtaaacaaaataatgttagAGAGTACTTTCTTGAAACTGATTATTTCTTATGACAGCCTTAATCATCATTTCGGAGTGACTGGAAACGACAACTTCAGCTACACAATTTTCGCTTTGAGATATTctgaaattttggtttgaatttctCAGGAAAACATAATGAGAACAGAATATCAGCCATTAGCGTTTGTCTATACACTCACATCTGGAGTCATGCCAGTTTGGAAGTAATTTGGTGACAGATAAACATTGTCTGggtaaataaaattgaaaattgtatcGTAATGGCAATATTCTCAGCCTTGTGCAAGAAAAGAATCGGAACACTCAATATCACCAGAAAAATAAGGTCAACATGTTATCTGCTTGGTCCATTACTTCGTCACAAGTGGTTTCCAATCTTTCTTGTTAGATAAATGCTTTAATTGAATATGTTAATGTAATGGAATATAATCAAACATATAATTGAATGCAAGTCCGTTCTAACATTGATTATTATGAACATTATGCTGGCTCTTACATCATCATAATTTGtaatataaagagagagagagagagagagagagagagtccgtCCACAGTTGGCATAACATGGAAAATAAAACGCATTCCTATATCATCTtgaatgtatatataaatgtatCATACATAAAGATGACGTAAAATATCAACTAGAAAAAGATGAAAATCACATCTTGGAAATttagtaaccaaaaaaaaaaaaagaatacaacaaGCTACCTCACTCCCTCCTCCAATCTCCATCGAATGACACCATGCCAAATTCCTCTCGTATAAAAATGCGTAGTATATCGCTCTACTTAGACCAAGCAACTGCATCAATGTCTACTTGTGCACTCCTGTACAACTCCAACCTCTTTGCTAGAGCAGTTCGCCGCTCCATGATGGCTGGATCCTCATTCAATAATGATGACAAACGCTTTGGCTGCAAGAGAATTTTTAAGTCAATTAATACTCATAAATTGCCCTCAACAAAGATCAAATTTCACgaaaacatataatataaagATGTAGAGGGATCCGGTCTTACATCCATTTTTCCCAAATCTATGAAGAAATGGTCAAGTAGGCTTCTTTTGGCCTCCCGCACTTGACAATAAACAATGGACTTCGGAATAGAATTTCGTAAACTGGCGCATACCAGATTGACATAAGACAAAACAGTAGTTCCTGTTTATATGTAGGGAAAAGAGAATACTTATAATCAGTAGCAAACCATGCAGACTTACTATTTGCACGATTTCAGTGTAACATTTGAAGGAAGCTTTAGATAAATAAGCTAAAAggaatagaaaaaatatttttttagaaaaaaaaattaaaaaaccaaatttaGGCACAATTGCCAGCACAGCCTGCTAACTTTAAGTTGTATGACTTACCAATTCGCCTGAGATATGAATCATTGTATCTATCAAAAATTGAATGTGTTGGATTGCCACCCTTCTCAATATCTTGAGGAAGCTTCCGGAAGAACTCAACTGTCAGGTAACTACACTCCATATCAACTAGCTGAAGTGTTGCTTTTTTACTTTCATCCCTCATTTGGTCAAGTGAGTCAATTGCTGCATTTCCAACCTCTACTCTGAGGCCAGGATACTGCTTTAACTCCTGTGAGTCCAATAAAGAAACacttataaaacatcttgaaaAATTATGGACTTAAATCCGAAGAGAATAATAAAGAAGAATAGAAAACAGGGGAAAAAGGGTATCAAGTGTCCAAGGTCATTTATACAGTTGGAGAGAATACTCTGAGTCTATTGCTGCAGCTGCACACTTTCAGATTTTTAATTGGCTTAAATGCGGTGATGCAAAATGTAAATTGGAAGGCTCATATCCTTGGGGTGGGTGTGCATGCATGTGCTCGTGCAGGTGGTTGGGTGTGGGTGGACAGGCGTCTGTATTGTTGTTGGCAAGGACAAGAAAGTTCTCAACTAAGGCCAAAACTTGTATCAATATCTTCATATGACCTTCAACCTATTTTACTAGCACAGATGGCAGAGAGATTTCCCTAACAGGAGAGTAAAAGGCAATCAAAGGTCTAAGCCACCAAATTTAAGATTATCTGTCGCTTGATTATGTCAAACGTCaactcctaaattttaaaatatggaaaaaaaaaaattcatacttCTATCTCCAACAAATACTTTCAGTcttccaaaattttctaatactATACATAGTTACATGAATCCGTTCTAATCTCTTATAACTCAATGCATATTTGAAAGATCCCACAAGTTTTATAGTGGTAATTACAATTTCTTAAGGCTTTCAATAGTTTCCTTAAACTTCCAGAAAACATTTCCCCCTCATTTAAGAAAGCAAATTTCACAGGTAAAATTCTTTTTGTTACTTACACAACAGAAGCACTTTGCATGGTTAAAATTAATCATGGCCACAATAATATTTAGTCAACTCAATTTTAGAAGTGCTTCATGTTTTCTGCATTACTTTATGTATATTGAGTTAATGAAAGGCATCTAATTTGAACTCTAAATAACATACTAAAGACAAATTCAATGGTAGCCATAAAACTTGGCGTGGTCATGAACATACCAGAGTCTCACTGATAGCCTTGTGAATTAGATCCTTCAGTAGGGCATGAACCTGGaatcatgaaaaaataaaaatggctcATCAGGAAGTAGGCAGTGTCATTCAGCAATGACTCGGGCTTGTGCATAGAGAATATTCAACAACTTTTTGGCAGCCACAAGATTTTGCATAGCTTTCAATTATATACCAATGCAATACAAGGGCCTTATCAAAGGACAGGGTTTGGGACTTTTCTCAACCCAAAACAGTAAGACCCGAATGCCCCATTTCATCATCATGTTCCATCAACGCTTTATCTTTCCATACAAAAACCATCAAGCAATTGAGAaagaacctctggcattggcaGGCCCATCTACTGGGGCCATGGCCAACCTTCCTCTAATGGTTTTATCATGGGGGTGATACATAGAGAAAAATTTGAGCTTCAAAAATCAGGCGTTAATAGGTTTGATATCCTTATCAAATCGGTATATATCCTAGACTATGAATGACTGATGCCAACAGAATACTCAGAGACTGTCCTTTAAACGGTCTACATTAAGATGCCAATAAGAATAAATGGTACCGACTGCATAAACCTTTTCTAGATGCGGATGCACAAAGGAGTAAAacacaataacaacaacaaatacaactaatttttaaatgagATGAAACAAGTGTCAATGtcaatttttaaagaatattcACGTTCTTCTCCTAAATCCTAATGCCTACCGCATCAACAGCTGCCTCAGCAGGACCTCTGATAGAAATTATAGTAGATTCTATGAGACGACGATATCCTTGCTCAGGAGCTATTAAATGAGGTTGATAACCATCAGCTTCAGTTATGATCTTCCGTATATTTTCCATAGAAAGTTGTTTGTCAAACTGCAACCTTTTAAGTGCAGCAGGAAGCTGGTTATCAAAAACGTTGTAAATTTTGTCACCACCAGGGCGTCTGTGGACAATAATAAACACaaccaattaaattaatataacatgGATACAACACAGAAGCCACATTGAACCAAGCTGGGAGGAGCCCCTGCCCATGATCAAGGAAGACAATGAAAGTACAACTTACATGCCATCAAGATGCTCCTTGTATATTTGATCAAAAGCACGACAAATCTCCATGATCATGTACAACTTTCCCTGCATGTCGAAGAGAGCAATTACTATTAAATTGTCCGGAATTGAGGATCTGCTAAATGTGAAGGCTTAAACAAGGTAAGGATCAAACTTACTCCAGCATCTGTAGCAATAGGCTTTCCGAGACGACTCAGTTCAGTTTCGAGTTCAGAAACTGTTTTGTTAATAAGGGACTGGATGCCAGGGATTCTGGACTTGATTACAGTTTCCAAATGCTGAAATATTAACCATTTGATTAAGTCATGATACAAACTACTCCAacaacagtaaaaaaaaaaaaactttaaaaaaactgtcttttatttttgctaggaaaaaaaaaatagaaaggcaAGAGTTTTGATTTGCCCACCTTTGAAAGCATCTTTGCTAGATGCTCAGAACCCATCCTGTGAGCTAAGTGCTTGTATTCTGGGGTACTACTAAAATACTCACGCTCTCTACGACGAGCAGCAATCATGTCAACATTCTTATTAATGTCCGCTTGTGAACGGTTCACAACCCCAACCCAAGGGAATTTCAACCGCATAGATTTCCCTTCTAATACCTAAGCAACCAAAGGAAAGAGTCAGAATTTAGAAATCTGAAAATCGCATGTCATGCTTCTAGCCATAGGATCCTGTTAACTTACATCCACTGCATCAGTACCCTTATCCATAAGATCAATCTTTGTCAACACTCCAATTGTCCTATCCCCTGCAAAATGAAAACAGTATAGTATTAGAAAACTAAAAAGCCACTGCTCATAGTCATATTGTCAAACGTGGCCACCAATACAAGGTTTGAACATATCACATCATACATCTTATAGCATATATGGTTGATGATAAGTGATAACACTTGTAAGACTTGTAACATTAAATGCACCCACGGGGGTATATTggagaagtgaaaaaaaaaaaataagaggacATGGCCTAAAGAAACAATAAAGGAGTTACCAGTAGGGTCTACTTCACGTGAGATTTTGATAGCATCTGACGTAGCCAGATCTTGATTGGCAGGTGAAATGGCTAGAATTATACAGTTGGGCTGCATAAAATGTACAGCAAACAAAACAACGCAACAACTTCGAAATTTAGCCTTGCATAAATCATAGAAATTTaataggctaaaatgcaaaagaattatttctaacaaaagTGATGATAAATTGTAAGTCATAACTCATGTAATTTACCTTGAGGACCAGCAAACAAAGCAAATTACaatgacaaaaaagaagaatttgtatataaataatGGCTAGTCTAAACAGTTAATGAAAGAAGCATGCCAGAAGAGTATGAGCCACTGGTTCCTAGAATTAAAGTAttataaactattgaaaattttctatccTCTGGTAAATGTGATACTAGATGATTAGCATTAGAGCTCTGTACTTGAGCAAATGACCAACATAACAAccaaattagtttttaattgttCCCTTTTCCCTCTAAGATTAGAGATGAAGCCAGAGATAAGAGGCCAAGGGAACTTGTCCCCAAAGACATATTCTCAGTTTTGAGGGACTGAAAGAATCTTTTGCAAAACTTATTCAGACTCCATAAAAATTGGAGTATTAATCAAACATCATCTAATCTATTTGGCTATTCTTATAGcattaaaaaatgaaactaaatAGTTATAATATTACCTTCTCAATGTAGGAGCGAACCATATTTTCAATGTCGTGCACAATACTGTCCGGTTGACCCTCTATATTACCCAGGAAAAAGTGTTAGTTACaacattatataattataaagaGGCAAACTTAggctttttttgttgaaaagaaAGCCTAGGAAAAGAAAGCCTAGGAAAAGCAAGGAAAACTTATAGGTTCCAACAAAAAGATGACCCAGCCAAACATTTGTACAGTACTGAGTCAGTATATCAAATGCCAAAATTAAGAGACGCATGTAACTTACCAACAGCAACTTTCGTAAGCCCAGGAAGGTCAATGAGTGTCAAGTTCACAACTgccagaggaaaaaaaaatttacaaagtgTGTTATGCTTCAACCAAAAGGGGTGCTACAGGATAATAGCACATTAAGAACATTTGCAGAGACTTTGATAAAACAGATGACGGTCCATGATTCAACAGATGGAATGATAATTGTTGGTAacataatttgaaaaatatgtatTAATGGGCAATACAACGATAAAGTGatcaaataatcatataaattgaaatagaacattttatataattcatataaaGTTTATATAGGCCCCTCCTTTTGTAATATTACCACAAAAATTGCAAgtcaagtcatttttattttttggatccGCTAAATATAAGTGCTTTCATGCAATATTGTTTCTTAAATCTCTAGTAGCCATAATTCCCTATGACTAATTACtaatattagttaataattcaATCACCTAATGAGTATAAGTCTATAAGAATTAGTCAATATAAGATCCATGGATTGTGGAATGATTGCAGTTCCAAATGGATCTATTAGAATTTGTAAAGTTGGAGGGATTGGGAAGTGTATAGCAGCGTCCCAGCACACCACAACATTGAATTTGGTATGAATTTTATAATAGCAAACCAATGGTTTATATCAATAGTGTTAAGATCCTTTGACTAcaatttaattttggttttttatttttttaaaatataaaaaagggcAAAA
This genomic stretch from Castanea sativa cultivar Marrone di Chiusa Pesio chromosome 1, ASM4071231v1 harbors:
- the LOC142611039 gene encoding dynamin-related protein 5A; its protein translation is MENLISLVNKIQRACTALGDHGEASALPTLWDSLPAIAVVGGQSSGKSSVLESIVGKDFLPRGSGIVTRRPLVLQLHKLEEGSREYAEFLHLPRKRFTDFAAVRKEIADETDRETGRSKQISSVPIHLSIHSPNVVNLTLIDLPGLTKVAVEGQPDSIVHDIENMVRSYIEKPNCIILAISPANQDLATSDAIKISREVDPTGDRTIGVLTKIDLMDKGTDAVDVLEGKSMRLKFPWVGVVNRSQADINKNVDMIAARRREREYFSSTPEYKHLAHRMGSEHLAKMLSKHLETVIKSRIPGIQSLINKTVSELETELSRLGKPIATDAGGKLYMIMEICRAFDQIYKEHLDGIRPGGDKIYNVFDNQLPAALKRLQFDKQLSMENIRKIITEADGYQPHLIAPEQGYRRLIESTIISIRGPAEAAVDAVHALLKDLIHKAISETLELKQYPGLRVEVGNAAIDSLDQMRDESKKATLQLVDMECSYLTVEFFRKLPQDIEKGGNPTHSIFDRYNDSYLRRIGTTVLSYVNLVCASLRNSIPKSIVYCQVREAKRSLLDHFFIDLGKMDPKRLSSLLNEDPAIMERRTALAKRLELYRSAQVDIDAVAWSK